In a single window of the Carassius carassius chromosome 26, fCarCar2.1, whole genome shotgun sequence genome:
- the LOC132106125 gene encoding gastrula zinc finger protein XlCGF57.1-like, giving the protein MRIHSEKKTISCEQCGKSFNQKGNFNKHMRVHTGEKPYTCPQCGHRFAQKVHLTAHMRLHTGENLYICPQCGKRYAQQGNLKVHMRIHTGESPFSCQHCEKSFTRKESLDKHIRIHTGEKPFICTQCGKCFTLKENFTRHVRTHTGEKPYTCQHCGESFSQQGNLNIHMRIHNGENPYICSQCGKSFCQQGNLKIHMRIHNGEKPFSCQLCGKRFTRKIGFKRHMSIHTGEKPYTCSQCGKSFIQHGNLTVHMRIHNGESPFMCQECGQRFNHKLSLNRHMRTHTVDKP; this is encoded by the coding sequence atgagaattcactctGAAAAGAAGACTATATCCTGCgaacagtgtggaaaaagtttcaatCAAAAAGGAAATTTTAACaagcacatgagagttcacactggagaaaagccttacaCATGCCCTCAGTGTGGACACCGTTTtgctcaaaaggtacaccttaccGCTCACATGAgacttcacactggagagaaccTTTACatatgccctcagtgtggaaagcgATATGCTCAACAAGGAAACCTTAAAGTtcacatgaggattcacactggGGAGAGCCCTTTTTCCTGCCAACACTGTGAAAAAAGTTTCACTCGTAAAGAAAGTCTTGACAAGCACataagaattcacactggagaaaagcctttcatatgcactcagtgtggaaaatGTTTCACCCTAAAAGAAAACTTTACCAGGCATGTGAggactcacactggagagaagccttacacatgcCAACACTGTGGAGAGAGTTTTTCTCAACAAGGAAACCTTAAtattcacatgagaattcacaacGGAGAGAATCCTTACATATGTtctcagtgtggaaaaagtttctgTCAACAAGGAAACCTTAAAATCCACATGAGAATACACAATGGAGAGAAGCCTTTTTCCTGCCAGCTGTGTGGAAAACGTTTCACGCGTAAAATAGGTTTTAAAAGGCACATGAGCATTCACACTGGCGAAAAGCCTTACACATGCTCTcaatgtggaaaaagtttcaTTCAACATGGAAACCTTACAGTCCACATGAGAATACACAATGGAGAGAGTCCCTTCATGTGCCAGGAGTGTGGACAAAGATTCAATCATAAATTAAGCCTTAATAGGCACATGAGAACTCACACTGTAGATAAGCCTTAG